In Saprospiraceae bacterium, one DNA window encodes the following:
- a CDS encoding DUF4287 domain-containing protein, with amino-acid sequence MEHSLLEKTGKSLDHWLEIVAASGKVKHGEIVSFLKENHGFGHGFANFVGHKFNKSDAGSADYDLVDSQYKGKENLFHIYEKLLDIIKSLGEDITFAPKKDSVSFIRKKQFVLIKPASKTRVDLGLKLKNVTLSGRLENSGPFGAMCTNRIQICSLDDVDTETTQWITEAYNQSV; translated from the coding sequence ATGGAACACAGTTTATTAGAAAAAACAGGAAAATCACTGGATCACTGGCTCGAAATAGTTGCAGCCTCAGGTAAGGTTAAACATGGCGAAATAGTCAGTTTTTTAAAGGAAAATCATGGATTTGGTCATGGATTTGCCAATTTTGTAGGCCACAAATTCAATAAATCAGATGCGGGATCAGCTGATTATGATCTGGTGGACAGTCAGTACAAAGGAAAAGAAAACCTATTTCACATATATGAAAAGCTGTTGGACATTATTAAATCTCTTGGCGAAGATATCACCTTCGCCCCCAAAAAAGATTCCGTCAGTTTTATCCGAAAAAAGCAGTTTGTCCTCATCAAACCAGCATCAAAAACAAGGGTGGATCTGGGGCTGAAATTAAAAAATGTAACACTATCAGGCAGGCTTGAAAACTCCGGACCCTTTGGTGCCATGTGTACCAACAGGATTCAGATCTGCAGCCTGGACGATGTAGATACTGAAACCACACAGTGGATCACCGAAGCTTATAATCAATCAGTATGA